A single region of the Chiroxiphia lanceolata isolate bChiLan1 chromosome 20, bChiLan1.pri, whole genome shotgun sequence genome encodes:
- the FAM222B gene encoding protein FAM222B isoform X3 yields the protein MRPGRGSERDTTQKMRSAQYPTPAELDAYAKKVANNPLTIKIFPNSVKVPQRKHIRRTVNGLDTSGQRYSPYPSQATTKTGLLAIVKSPAKGIIKDFDGTRTRLLPEAMMNPPSTPYVAPSTLTHPQALARQQALQHAQTLPHPQGIPQHPQGIPQPQSVPHPQGIPQALPHPQNMQQPQGLQHPQTMAHQTLQHPPNPLLQPGLHGSRKMPDADAPPNVTVSTSTIPLSMAATLQQNQPPDLSSIVHQINQFCQARAGISTTSVCEGQIANPSPISRNLLINASTRVSTHNVPAPMPSCVVNPVDHAAAAIPPASVNVPMVNINRVPPAYQNEIKSVAWNQHQLAHLQQMCGDAAGPAGLAGKHPQREIAGQSFPGKTSNYPQELCMGQSFSLKPPIEKPTPSPPVNGLQGPLPYTNGHYFQPIWNNILPTPNSDSSGSQDLAMPFHGGQPAGAPLDCAGGTHYRAGAGPSSQNNVMQTMDYLSGDFQQSCFRDQSMAVLGKVHRPPMNRAPEPTDSRNLHIQHPGYR from the coding sequence GGGACACTACACAGAAAATGAGATCTGCACAGTATCCTACCCCAGCAGAATTGGATGCTTATGCTAAGAAGGTCGCCAACAATCCACTGACTATAAAAATTTTTCCAAACAGCGTCAAGGTTCCCCAGAGGAAACACATACGCCGTACTGTGAACGGACTTGATACTTCGGGCCAGAGGTACAGTCCCTACCCATCTCAGGCCACCACGAAAACGGGCCTCCTGGCCATAGTCAAATCTCCAGCAAAAGGAATTATCAAAGACTTTGACGGGACACGCACGCGCCTGCTGCCGGAAGCGATGATGAACCCCCCTTCCACGCCCTACGTTGCACCAAGCACTTTAACCCACCCCCAGGCGCTTGCTCGCCAGCAGGCTCTCCAGCATGCACAGACTTTGCCGCACCCCCAGGGCATCCCGCAGCACCCTCAGGGTATTCCACAGCCACAAAGCGTACCGCACCCTCAGGGGATCCCGCAGGCGCTGCCGCACCCGCAGAACATGCAGCAGCCGCAGGGCTTGCAGCACCCTCAGACCATGGCACACCAGACTCTGCAGCACCCCCCGAATCCTCTGCTGCAGCCGGGTTTACATGGAAGCAGAAAGATGCCGGATGCAGATGCGCCGCCGAATGTGACCGTGTCTACCTCAACCATTCCCCTCTCTATGGCTGCCACCCTGCAGCAGAACCAGCCACCGGACCTGAGCAGCATTGTGCACCAGATTAACCAGTTCTGCCAGGCCAGAGCTGGCATTAGCACTACCTCAGTGTGTGAGGGACAGATTGCAAACCCCAGCCCTATAAGTCGCAACCTGCTTATCAATGCAAGTACCAGGGTATCTACTCACAATGTCCCTGCACCCATGCCTTCCTGTGTAGTAAACCCTGTCGatcatgctgctgctgctattcCTCCTGCCTCTGTTAACGTGCCCATGGTGAATATTAACAGGGTGCCGCCCGCCTACCAGAACGAAATCAAATCGGTTGCGTGGAACCAGCACCAGCTTGCACATCTGCAGCAAATGtgtggggatgctgctgggcCTGCTGGACTCGCAGGGAAGCACCCTCAGAGAGAGATCGCAGGGCAGAGTTTTCCTGGCAAAACTTCCAACTACCCTCAAGAACTGTGCATGGGCCAGTCCTTCAGCTTGAAACCCCCCATCGAGAAGCCTACGCCTTCTCCGCCTGTGAACGGGTTGCAGGGACCCTTGCCATATACCAATGGGCACTATTTCCAGCCCATCTGGAATAACATTCTGCCCACGCCCAACAGTGACAGCTCTGGGTCCCAGGACCTCGCCATGCCTTTCCACGGGGGACAGCCAGCGGGAGCACCGCTGGATTGTGCAGGAGGAACTCATtacagagctggagctggccCATCCAGCCAGAATAATGTGATGCAGACCATGGATTACCTAAGCGGGGACTTCCAGCAGTCCTGCTTCCGAGACCAGAGCATGGCCGTGCTGGGAAAAGTCCATCGGCCTCCCATGAACCGAGCACCTGAACCAACCGATAGTCGAAATCTTCATATTCAACACCCAGGGTATAGATAG
- the FAM222B gene encoding protein FAM222B isoform X2: MVLVLQCVNLSEQHLRELTDASPSLGDTTQKMRSAQYPTPAELDAYAKKVANNPLTIKIFPNSVKVPQRKHIRRTVNGLDTSGQRYSPYPSQATTKTGLLAIVKSPAKGIIKDFDGTRTRLLPEAMMNPPSTPYVAPSTLTHPQALARQQALQHAQTLPHPQGIPQHPQGIPQPQSVPHPQGIPQALPHPQNMQQPQGLQHPQTMAHQTLQHPPNPLLQPGLHGSRKMPDADAPPNVTVSTSTIPLSMAATLQQNQPPDLSSIVHQINQFCQARAGISTTSVCEGQIANPSPISRNLLINASTRVSTHNVPAPMPSCVVNPVDHAAAAIPPASVNVPMVNINRVPPAYQNEIKSVAWNQHQLAHLQQMCGDAAGPAGLAGKHPQREIAGQSFPGKTSNYPQELCMGQSFSLKPPIEKPTPSPPVNGLQGPLPYTNGHYFQPIWNNILPTPNSDSSGSQDLAMPFHGGQPAGAPLDCAGGTHYRAGAGPSSQNNVMQTMDYLSGDFQQSCFRDQSMAVLGKVHRPPMNRAPEPTDSRNLHIQHPGYR; the protein is encoded by the coding sequence GGGACACTACACAGAAAATGAGATCTGCACAGTATCCTACCCCAGCAGAATTGGATGCTTATGCTAAGAAGGTCGCCAACAATCCACTGACTATAAAAATTTTTCCAAACAGCGTCAAGGTTCCCCAGAGGAAACACATACGCCGTACTGTGAACGGACTTGATACTTCGGGCCAGAGGTACAGTCCCTACCCATCTCAGGCCACCACGAAAACGGGCCTCCTGGCCATAGTCAAATCTCCAGCAAAAGGAATTATCAAAGACTTTGACGGGACACGCACGCGCCTGCTGCCGGAAGCGATGATGAACCCCCCTTCCACGCCCTACGTTGCACCAAGCACTTTAACCCACCCCCAGGCGCTTGCTCGCCAGCAGGCTCTCCAGCATGCACAGACTTTGCCGCACCCCCAGGGCATCCCGCAGCACCCTCAGGGTATTCCACAGCCACAAAGCGTACCGCACCCTCAGGGGATCCCGCAGGCGCTGCCGCACCCGCAGAACATGCAGCAGCCGCAGGGCTTGCAGCACCCTCAGACCATGGCACACCAGACTCTGCAGCACCCCCCGAATCCTCTGCTGCAGCCGGGTTTACATGGAAGCAGAAAGATGCCGGATGCAGATGCGCCGCCGAATGTGACCGTGTCTACCTCAACCATTCCCCTCTCTATGGCTGCCACCCTGCAGCAGAACCAGCCACCGGACCTGAGCAGCATTGTGCACCAGATTAACCAGTTCTGCCAGGCCAGAGCTGGCATTAGCACTACCTCAGTGTGTGAGGGACAGATTGCAAACCCCAGCCCTATAAGTCGCAACCTGCTTATCAATGCAAGTACCAGGGTATCTACTCACAATGTCCCTGCACCCATGCCTTCCTGTGTAGTAAACCCTGTCGatcatgctgctgctgctattcCTCCTGCCTCTGTTAACGTGCCCATGGTGAATATTAACAGGGTGCCGCCCGCCTACCAGAACGAAATCAAATCGGTTGCGTGGAACCAGCACCAGCTTGCACATCTGCAGCAAATGtgtggggatgctgctgggcCTGCTGGACTCGCAGGGAAGCACCCTCAGAGAGAGATCGCAGGGCAGAGTTTTCCTGGCAAAACTTCCAACTACCCTCAAGAACTGTGCATGGGCCAGTCCTTCAGCTTGAAACCCCCCATCGAGAAGCCTACGCCTTCTCCGCCTGTGAACGGGTTGCAGGGACCCTTGCCATATACCAATGGGCACTATTTCCAGCCCATCTGGAATAACATTCTGCCCACGCCCAACAGTGACAGCTCTGGGTCCCAGGACCTCGCCATGCCTTTCCACGGGGGACAGCCAGCGGGAGCACCGCTGGATTGTGCAGGAGGAACTCATtacagagctggagctggccCATCCAGCCAGAATAATGTGATGCAGACCATGGATTACCTAAGCGGGGACTTCCAGCAGTCCTGCTTCCGAGACCAGAGCATGGCCGTGCTGGGAAAAGTCCATCGGCCTCCCATGAACCGAGCACCTGAACCAACCGATAGTCGAAATCTTCATATTCAACACCCAGGGTATAGATAG
- the FAM222B gene encoding protein FAM222B isoform X1 has protein sequence MLACLPGPGDLSFQLLSYTQMNTGLQKWDTTQKMRSAQYPTPAELDAYAKKVANNPLTIKIFPNSVKVPQRKHIRRTVNGLDTSGQRYSPYPSQATTKTGLLAIVKSPAKGIIKDFDGTRTRLLPEAMMNPPSTPYVAPSTLTHPQALARQQALQHAQTLPHPQGIPQHPQGIPQPQSVPHPQGIPQALPHPQNMQQPQGLQHPQTMAHQTLQHPPNPLLQPGLHGSRKMPDADAPPNVTVSTSTIPLSMAATLQQNQPPDLSSIVHQINQFCQARAGISTTSVCEGQIANPSPISRNLLINASTRVSTHNVPAPMPSCVVNPVDHAAAAIPPASVNVPMVNINRVPPAYQNEIKSVAWNQHQLAHLQQMCGDAAGPAGLAGKHPQREIAGQSFPGKTSNYPQELCMGQSFSLKPPIEKPTPSPPVNGLQGPLPYTNGHYFQPIWNNILPTPNSDSSGSQDLAMPFHGGQPAGAPLDCAGGTHYRAGAGPSSQNNVMQTMDYLSGDFQQSCFRDQSMAVLGKVHRPPMNRAPEPTDSRNLHIQHPGYR, from the coding sequence GGGACACTACACAGAAAATGAGATCTGCACAGTATCCTACCCCAGCAGAATTGGATGCTTATGCTAAGAAGGTCGCCAACAATCCACTGACTATAAAAATTTTTCCAAACAGCGTCAAGGTTCCCCAGAGGAAACACATACGCCGTACTGTGAACGGACTTGATACTTCGGGCCAGAGGTACAGTCCCTACCCATCTCAGGCCACCACGAAAACGGGCCTCCTGGCCATAGTCAAATCTCCAGCAAAAGGAATTATCAAAGACTTTGACGGGACACGCACGCGCCTGCTGCCGGAAGCGATGATGAACCCCCCTTCCACGCCCTACGTTGCACCAAGCACTTTAACCCACCCCCAGGCGCTTGCTCGCCAGCAGGCTCTCCAGCATGCACAGACTTTGCCGCACCCCCAGGGCATCCCGCAGCACCCTCAGGGTATTCCACAGCCACAAAGCGTACCGCACCCTCAGGGGATCCCGCAGGCGCTGCCGCACCCGCAGAACATGCAGCAGCCGCAGGGCTTGCAGCACCCTCAGACCATGGCACACCAGACTCTGCAGCACCCCCCGAATCCTCTGCTGCAGCCGGGTTTACATGGAAGCAGAAAGATGCCGGATGCAGATGCGCCGCCGAATGTGACCGTGTCTACCTCAACCATTCCCCTCTCTATGGCTGCCACCCTGCAGCAGAACCAGCCACCGGACCTGAGCAGCATTGTGCACCAGATTAACCAGTTCTGCCAGGCCAGAGCTGGCATTAGCACTACCTCAGTGTGTGAGGGACAGATTGCAAACCCCAGCCCTATAAGTCGCAACCTGCTTATCAATGCAAGTACCAGGGTATCTACTCACAATGTCCCTGCACCCATGCCTTCCTGTGTAGTAAACCCTGTCGatcatgctgctgctgctattcCTCCTGCCTCTGTTAACGTGCCCATGGTGAATATTAACAGGGTGCCGCCCGCCTACCAGAACGAAATCAAATCGGTTGCGTGGAACCAGCACCAGCTTGCACATCTGCAGCAAATGtgtggggatgctgctgggcCTGCTGGACTCGCAGGGAAGCACCCTCAGAGAGAGATCGCAGGGCAGAGTTTTCCTGGCAAAACTTCCAACTACCCTCAAGAACTGTGCATGGGCCAGTCCTTCAGCTTGAAACCCCCCATCGAGAAGCCTACGCCTTCTCCGCCTGTGAACGGGTTGCAGGGACCCTTGCCATATACCAATGGGCACTATTTCCAGCCCATCTGGAATAACATTCTGCCCACGCCCAACAGTGACAGCTCTGGGTCCCAGGACCTCGCCATGCCTTTCCACGGGGGACAGCCAGCGGGAGCACCGCTGGATTGTGCAGGAGGAACTCATtacagagctggagctggccCATCCAGCCAGAATAATGTGATGCAGACCATGGATTACCTAAGCGGGGACTTCCAGCAGTCCTGCTTCCGAGACCAGAGCATGGCCGTGCTGGGAAAAGTCCATCGGCCTCCCATGAACCGAGCACCTGAACCAACCGATAGTCGAAATCTTCATATTCAACACCCAGGGTATAGATAG